Proteins encoded by one window of Yamadazyma tenuis chromosome 2, complete sequence:
- a CDS encoding uncharacterized protein (EggNog:ENOG503NXYR; COG:S): MNPQMNPQMNPQMNPQMNPQLGNMGPMSHYPLYHMPNSAVPMGMNMNMNMNVPVWYDENHALLHKRRIIKRRTRTGCMTCRKRRIKCDESCLGYQDLSKKKNDDEAEDSENRSDQESDHHHGSHQHANPYNPSHDPADDPSHTHAK; this comes from the exons ATGAACCCCCAAATGAACCCCCAAATGAACCCCCAAATGAACCCCCAAATGAACCCTCAATTGGGGAACATGGGCCCTATGCTGCACTATCCGCTCTATCATATGCCTAATTCGGCTGTCCCTATGGGTATGAATATGAATATGAACATGAACGTGCCTGTGTGGTACGATGAAAATCATGCGTTGTTACATAAGCGTCGGATCATTAAACGTCGAACCCGGACTGGTTGCATGACCTGTCGGAAGAGACGTATCAAGTGTGACGAAC TGTGCTTGGGATATCAAGACctttccaaaaagaagaacgaCGATGAAGCAGAAGACTCCGAGAATAGAAGTGATCAGGAGTCAGACCATCATCATGGCCTGCACCAGCATGCGAACCCCTACAACCCTTCTCATGACCCTGCTGATGACCCTTCCCATACCCATGCCAAATAA
- the utp13 gene encoding U3 small nucleolar RNA-associated protein 13 (COG:A; EggNog:ENOG503NUNT) yields MDLRTEYSNVDIDPFYIGSNACSVSEDGQLMASANFEDIVITNLATNEIIDQIDGDGELITNLILAPNGLTLGIISQSQNLRVYDVESKTIIKSFKMSSPVYVSAHDSTSSLFAFGGTDGVITVWDIEGGYVTHSLKGHGSIISSLCFYGNLNSKNWKLASGDTQGVVKIWDLTNRKNTHTFKEHASAVRGLSFTKSGQYFLSGGRDEIVVLYKDLKPIKTLVVKQSIEVAGFLDTQADSTELYFFTAGSDNLLKIWDADGETLVNQTKNYQTEEELVIVDAIQIENEQMYLVVSDQTLVKLDLSEFHTQLPVVSRIAGNHGIIADVRYVGPQFDRLALATNSPSLRIVDPQNPLSVEMLEGHRDLLNVVDVTIDGKWIATGSKDSEVRLWRYDEEVQRFKAYAVFKGHVGSVSALGLPRTPVNEYPRFLVSAAGDLTIKKWKIPKPAGDEVQVVKSSEYTRRAHDKDINSIDVSPNDEFVATASYDKLGKIWHLESGETIGVLKGHKRGLWDIKFSPYDKKIVTSSGDKTAKVWSLLNFQIEQNFESHTNAVQRAKFMNKGTQVISTGADGLIKIWDSKSGECLKTLDNHSNRIWALDIANDGLQFVTCDANGQISLFDDNSEEMGKLKEDEQKLKIENDQRLNNYISQGNFKNAILVALELNYSMKLFEIFTKIFENNQHEELIDILTQLNDVQLVSLFTKIKNWNINFKNFEVSQNLLYLMLNHLSLDKLNSSKLMAIIDSLIPYNERHLNRVENLIEESYILDYSIEQMNLLS; encoded by the coding sequence ATGGATCTTAGAACAGAATACTCCAACGTTGATATCGATCCCTTCTATATAGGCAGCAACGCCTGTAGTGTCAGTGAGGATGGCCAGTTGATGGCATCTGCCAATTTTGAGGATATCGTGATAACCAATTTGGCCACCAATGAGAtaattgaccaaattgatGGAGATGGAGAGCTTATCACAAATTTGATTCTTGCCCCCAACGGCTTGACGCTAGGAATAATATCCCAGTCACAGAACCTACGTGTGTATGACGTCGAGTCCAAAACCATAATCAAAAGTTTTAAAATGTCATCTCCAGTGTATGTTTCTGCTCATGATTCTACCTCATCACTCTTTGCATTTGGAGGAACTGACGGTGTGATCACCGTGTGGGATATAGAAGGCGGGTATGTAACCCATTCGCTAAAAGGCCATGGATCTATCATATCATCTTTGTGCTTTTACGGAAACTTAAACTCCAAAAACTGGAAGTTGGCTTCTGGAGACACTCAAGGTGTGGTGAAGATCTGGGATTTGACCAACAGAAAGAACACCCAcactttcaaagaacacgCTTCAGCAGTGAGAGGTCTCAGCTTCACCAAGTCAGGGCAATACTTTTTAAGTGGAGGAAGAGACGAAATCGTGGTCCTCTATAAGGACTTGAAACCCATTAAGACGTTGGTAGTGAAACAACTGATAGAAGTAGCTGGATTTTTGGACACTCAAGCTGATTCCACCGAGTTGTACTTTTTCACGGCTGGTCTGGAcaacttattgaagatttgggACGCCGATGGTGAAACCCTTGTGAACCAGACCAAAAACTACCAGACTGAAGAGGAACTTGTAATAGTTGATGCCATACAAATCGAGAACGAGCAGATGTATTTGGTGGTGAGTGACCAGACATTGGTGAAGCTTGACTTGTCTGAATTCCACACACAGTTGCCAGTGGTGTCAAGAATAGCTGGTAATCACGGGATTATTGCTGATGTCAGATATGTCGGACCCCAATTTGACCGTCTTGCTCTTGCAACCAACTCTCCTAGTTTGAGAATTGTCGATCCACAAAACCCGTTGCTGGTTGAGATGCTTGAAGGTCACCGAGACCTTTTGAATGTGGTGGATGTTACCATTGACGGGAAATGGATCGCAACCGGTAGTAAAGACAGTGAGGTTAGGTTGTGGAGAtacgatgaagaagtccaaAGGTTCAAGGCCTATGCGGTCTTTAAGGGCCATGTTGGCTCTGTTTCAGCATTGGGATTACCCCGGACTCCTGTTAACGAATATCCTCGTTTCTTGGTGAGTGCTGCTGGTGATTTAACCATCAAAAAGTGGAAGATTCCCAAGCCAGCTGGTGACGAAGTCCAAGTGGTAAAGTCGAGTGAGTACACTCGGAGAGCTCACGATAAGGACATCAACTCCATTGACGTGTCTCCCAACGATGAATTTGTTGCTACCGCCTCATACGACAAGTTGGGTAAAATATGGCATTTGGAGTCGGGAGAAACCATCGGGGTGTTGAAAGGCCACAAAAGAGGATTATGGGATATCAAATTCAGTCCCTACGACAAAAAGATTGTCACCTCTAGTGGAGACAAAACTGCCAAAGTGTGGTCGTTGCTCAACTTTCAGATCGAGCAGAACTTTGAAAGTCATACAAATGCTGTGCAAAGAGCCAAGTTCATGAACAAGGGAACCCAGGTAATCAGCACTGGAGCCGATGGTTTAATCAAGATCTGGGATAGCAAGAGTGGGGAGTGCTTAAAAACGTTGGATAATCACAGTAATCGGATTTGGGCGTTGGATATTGCTAATGATGGGTTACAGTTTGTCACCTGTGATGCCAACGGACAAATCAGTTTATTCGATGACAACTCGGAAGAGATGggtaagttgaaggagGATGAgcagaagttgaagattgaaaatgacCAACGGCTAAACAATTATATTAGTCAGggaaacttcaaaaatgccattttggtggccttggagttgaactACTCGATGAAGTTATTTGAGATATTTACCAAGATCTTCGAAAACAACCAGCATGAGGAACTCATCGATATCCTCACCCAGTTGAACGACGTGCAGTTGGTGTCACTattcaccaaaatcaagaacTGGAACataaacttcaagaacttcgaAGTCAGTCAAAACTTACTTtacttgatgttgaaccaTTTGAGCTTGGACAAGCTTAACAgttccaagttgatggcAATAATAGACAGCTTGATTCCATATAACGAACGACACTTGAACCGGGTGGAGAATTTGATCGAAGAAAGCTATATTTTAGATTACTCGATTGAACAGATGAACTTGCTCAGTTAA
- a CDS encoding uncharacterized protein (COG:S; EggNog:ENOG503NWUW) encodes MAARPTSGRGTAYGHVTSFRHSSVSQRPFSTARPKKSRHLFAKTFAGIFAVGTGVYVWDRYSNSSTISRSLYALSTFGVVALKYYYIDYYNDPDDLHESASAAIYKMLMSNKGMYIKLGQALANQGSLFPLAYQKRFVKLYDEAPVDTWESVDATLKKYLGPEYESQVFQQIDHEPIASASIAQVHRATLANGDKVAVKVQHHYIEDQVAADMWCYRLIVRVQEKVFDMPMTFYTQYVSDQTILETKFKNELQNAEKLRSFIANDRSARNLGIHIPKNYPEYSDDKVLVSEWIDGVSLTDKKRLIDGKYNLGTIMNQFVLIFGKQIFSYGFVHCDPHPGNLLVRRVGRQQQLVILDHGLYVNMPEKFRREYAQLWKYIMSVDRKGLENVANEWGVTSVDFLSTSIQLKPADMDKSVSASMRTKKSKHIMKEFLSDTSKFPLDLFFLGRAMRIIQTCNKNFGSPVNRINVFTGNALDALIVKSAFSDYLTLLRLKVMLFGSSVVFWVFRLRQIWNGDRYGYKGLGIEDVIERRFRRMAHNMGVDLPPEQALTD; translated from the coding sequence ATGGCTGCGCGCCCGACCCTGGGCCGTGGGACTGCCTACGGCCATGTAACCTCCTTTAGACATTCTTCAGTGCTGCAGAGACCGTTTTCTACTGCACGCCCAAAGAAATCCAGACATCTTTTTGCCAAAACCTTCGCAGGCATATTTGCTGTTGGTACCGGTGTGTACGTTTGGGATCGCTACTCGAACTCGTCCACGATCCTGCGATCGCTCTACGCCTTGTCTACGTTTGGTGTGGTGGCTCTCAAGTACTATTACATCGACTACTACAACGATCCAGATGATCTCCACGAATCAGCCAGTGCAGCCATCTATaagatgttgatgtcaAATAAAGGGATGTATATCAAGTTGGGTCAGGCGCTTGCCAACCAGGGCTCCTTGTTCCCGTTGGCATATCAGAAACGCTTTGTCAAGCTTTATGACGAGGCACCGGTGGACACCTGGGAAAGTGTTGATGCtacattgaagaagtattTGGGGCCCGAATACGAATCGCAGGtatttcaacaaattgaccaCGAACCAATTGCCAGTGCGTCGATAGCACAGGTCCACAGAGCCACGTTGGCCAACGGAGATAAGGTTGCCGTCAAGGTTCAACATCACTACATCGAGGACCAGGTGGCTGCTGACATGTGGTGTTACAGGTTGATTGTCAGGGTTCAAGAGAAAGTGTTTGACATGCCCATGACTTTCTACACCCAATATGTTAGTGACCAAACGATATTGGAaacaaagttcaagaatgagCTCCAGAACGCAGAGAAATTGAGACTGTTTATCGCCAACGATAGAAGTGCACGCAACTTAGGAATTCATATCCCCAAGAACTACCCCGAGTACTCGGATGATAAGGTGTTGGTGAGTGAGTGGATTGACGGGGTTTCATTGACGGACAAAAAACGGTTGATCGATGGCAAATACAACTTGGGCACCATCATGAACCAGTTTGTATTGATATTCGGCAAGCAGATTTTCAGTTATGGGTTTGTTCACTGTGATCCTCATCCTGgaaacttgttggtgagGAGAGTAGGACGCCAACAGCAATTGGTTATTCTTGACCACGGGTTATATGTCAACATGCCTGAGAAGTTTAGAAGAGAGTACGCGCAATTGTGGAAGTATATTATGAGTGTGGACCGGAAGGGACTCGAGAATGTGGCCAACGAATGGGGTGTAACCTCAGTTGATTTTCTCTCCACTTCCATTCAGTTGAAGCCAGCAGACATGGATAAGAGTGTTTCTGCCCTGATGAGGACCAAGAAGAGCAAGCATATCATGAAGGAGTTCTTGAGTGACACCTCCAAGTTTCCATTGGActtattcttcttgggcAGAGCCATGAGAATTATCCAGACCTGTAACAAGAACTTCGGGTCTCCTGTCAATAGAATTAATGTGTTCACTGGTAACGCTTTAGATGCGTTGATTGTTAAATCAGCATTTTCCGATTACTTGACTTTGCTCAGgttgaaggtgatgttGTTTGGTAGCTCTGTGGTGTTCTGGGTGTTCAGATTGAGACAGATTTGGAATGGTGACCGGTACGGTTACAAAGGTTTAGGAATAGAGGATGTGATTGAGAGACGTTTTAGAAGGATGGCCCACAATATGGGAGTTGATCTTCCACCAGAACAAGCCCTCACGGATTAA
- the SLS1 gene encoding mitochondrial protein regulator (COG:S; EggNog:ENOG503NVVY), translating to MFGLRTRTLATTARILNRGTSIDRIILDQLKDSSKLNKPSSFLILPSDHANMRMRDPRKRVINTKPQHPPQLKLASILLTDDIEEESTSSVIKLINNLRIYQNKVSDHSYKSVTSVLTKSFTSAQLKEYIRSYTSDPDYKGRKEGIAKKTKRQLCRIIISDLWNIQRSGKETSVEDFLTSRHVELQKKDLFLLLLNNGLLIRYLSRTGCKITFKNNTMSLRGTETQVSNANIILDYILVSSYQQTLDLSTIKRLFVQKFGDFDLNKLSSLFQIYFEELDNDHYRLSSLNQTQTQRAQRMLLWFLDYNSHIKQFVKIPSVYETKEFECLPFKEDESINWFNRLKSLFRLSSSPKNIFSSGFIDSQLKVFDDESLLNKTIDFEELNQVKSFLTPPEVNPQNSQPEAETDPLLNDSEISDLYNQLSQFPEDNHVVSKTQLVPPIFVITLGNVLFESTSKTTHRIPSADQDSLSSDKYIFNPSIPLLHDKVSTLPLFGNPELSLSDINEMRINDPHEYLVQLKFQPSLYDNESTDAPPVEVWINLNRFGKPEMNTLRVFTVENENTCFMPLPDKASDMKISSQLIGDVLKAPEAELEETSPDATEQTIESLLNETSEKYTKLKGQPGLETFLERSRLDFSGKVKPHIHETLRLQLSGKTVNYQYISTNYRRDLEFVYHGKLLQFSSIEGGSLGGRSSEVVLVGHDFDRDSLKELIEDSVAFINQL from the coding sequence ATGTTTGGTCTACGCACACGGACATTGGCTACCACCGCCCGAATACTCAACCGAGGCACATCTATAGACAGGATCATCTTAGACCAACTCAAGGATCTGAGCAAGCTCAATAAACCCTCGTCGTTTCTCATTCTTCCGTCAGATCACGCCAACATGAGGATGAGAGACCCAAGAAAAAGAGTAATCAACACGAAACCACAGCACCCTCCTCAGCTCAAATTGGCCAGCATTCTTCTAACCGATGATATAGAGGAAGAATCCACCTCATCGGTcatcaagctcatcaatAACCTAAGAATATATCAGAATAAAGTCAGCGACCATTCTTACAAGAGCGTGACATCTGTTCTCACCAAATCATTCACCCTGGCTCAGTTAAAAGAGTACATCAGATCATATACCCTGGATCCCGATTATAAGGGAAGAAAGGAAGGAATCGCCAAAAAAACCAAGCGCCAATTGTGTAGGATCATCATTTCTGATCTATGGAACATCCAAAGGTCTGGTAAAGAAACATCAGTTGAAGACTTTTTGACCTCCCGTCACGTCGaactccagaagaaagacttGTTCTTGTTACTTCTCAACAACGGGTTGCTCATCAGATACTTGTCACGAactggttgcaaaatcaccttcaagaacaataCCATGAGTCTCAGAGGTACTGAGACTCAGGTCAGCAACGCCAACATCATATTGGACTATATTCTAGTCAGCAGCTACCAGCAGACGTTGGACTTGTCAACTATCAAACGATTATTTGTTCAGAAGTTTGGCGACttcgacttgaacaagttgagttcgctttttcaaatctactttgaagagttggacAACGACCACTACAgactttcttctttgaaccaAACACAGACGCAAAGGGCTCAGCGGATGCTTTTGTGGTTCTTGGACTACAACAGCCACATCAAACAATTTGTTAAGATCCCTTCGGTGTACGAAACCAAAGAGTTTGAGTGCTTACCGTTCAAAGAGGACGAATCCATAAACTGGTTCAACCGGTTGAAGAGCTTGTTCCGGTTATCTTCTTCGCCCAAGAATATATTTTCGTCTGGTTTCATTGATTCCCAGTTGAAGGTGTTCGATGATGAATCGTTGCTCAATAAAACcattgactttgaagagCTCAACCAGGTCAAATCGTTTTTAACTCCTCCTGAAGTCAACCCCCAAAATTCCCAACCAGAAGCTGAAACCGATCCATTGTTGAACGACTCGGAAATCAGTGACTTGTACAACCAACTCTCGCAGTTCCCTGAAGACAATCATGTAGTGTCCAAAACTCAGTTGGTTCCACCTATATTCGTGATCACGTTAGGAAATGTTCTTTTTGAGTCCACCTCTAAAACCACGCACCGAATCCCCTCAGCAGATCAAGACTCCTTACTGTCGGACAAGTACATCTTCAACCCCAGTATTCCATTGTTGCACGATAAAGTGCTGACACTTCCACTTTTTGGTAATCCCGAATTGAGTCTCAGCGACATCAATGAAATGAGAATTAACGATCCCCACGAATACTTAGTTCAACTCAAATTCCAGCCATCGTTGTACGACAATGAGTCGACCGATGCCCCACCTGTCGAAGTgtggatcaacttgaaccgGTTTGGCAAACCTGAAATGAACACTTTGAGAGTGTTTACGGTGGAAAATGAAAACACCTGTTTTATGCCGCTCCCTGACAAAGCGTCTGATATGAAGATCTCCTCCCAGTTGATCGGAGACGTTCTCAAGGCACCTGAAGCCGAATTAGAGGAAACATCACCGGATGCTACTGAACAGACTATTGAGTCGCTTCTCAACGAAACTTCTGAAAAGTacaccaaattgaaggGCCAGCCAGGACTAGAGACGTTCTTGGAGCGGTCGCGGCTCGACTTCAGTGGCAAGGTCAAGCCACATATTCATGAGACATTGAGGTTGCAGTTAAGTGGAAAAACAGTGAACTATCAGTACATCTCAACGAACTACAGAAGAGACTTGGAGTTCGTATATCACGGGAAACTTCTCCAGTTCAGCCTGATAGAAGGCGGATCACTAGGGGGTCGTAGCTCGGAGGTTGTGCTTGTGGGACACGATTTTGATAGAGACTCGCTCAAAGAGCTCATTGAAGATTCTGTTGCATTTATCAACCAATTATAG
- a CDS encoding uncharacterized protein (EggNog:ENOG503P5CX), translating to MIATRSYSTPATPRRIGSFRGGLVGFLLGVVATGAGSYYYLLDQYRIANNVVVADVVALQNSISNLEKHIKLLEDKK from the coding sequence ATGATAGCTACTCGTTCATATTCTACACCTGCTACTCccagaagaattggttcATTCAGAGGAGGTCTCGTGGGATTTCTCTTGGGAGTTGTTGCCACTGGTGCTGGATCATACTACTACCTTTTGGATCAATACAGAATTGCCAACAACGTCGTGGTGGCTGACGTTGTGGCCTTGCAAAACtcgatttccaacttggaaaagcacatcaagttgttaGAGGACAAAAAGTGA
- the SPR28 gene encoding Meiotic septin (EggNog:ENOG503NWVY; COG:D,U,Z): MQYSAHELNTRRISKRFVDFNLLLIGENGVGKKSFINTLCEEAVFDITDTTSSTSEFHVATNEVIIRKEYPIRLTVHRTENFGAELNNYSSFQKIVDFLDEKLEQKLAEESKIARSRCTKEGLIHLVVLLVDPIMKGLKPLEVELISRIQHKCNLVVCVSKCDMLNYPELQQQKSLIQQSVATNKLKVFDFKAFVDEEDVDSELKEYYRQIQQMMPFSIINANDSSHGVRNNIHHSVDVNKFSDFNVVRDVLFNLDLQGFKELSVNTIYEIYRTEKLLQK, from the exons ATGCAATAT TCCGCTCACGAGCTTAACACTCGCCGTATATCCAAGAGATTTGtggacttcaacttgttgttgattggCGAAAACGGAGTTGGCAAGAAAAGCTTCATTAACACCTTGTGTGAGGAAGCTGTTTTCGACATCACTGATACCACCTCCTCAACGTCCGAGTTTCATGTGGCGACCAACGAGGTGATTATACGCAAAGAATATCCGATCCGCTTGACTGTTCACAGAACCGAAAATTTCGGGGCTGAGTTGAATAACTACTCAAGTTTCCAGAAGATCGTCGATTTCTTGGACGAGAAATTAGAACAGAAACTCGCCGAAGAGTCAAAAATCGCCCGCAGCCGGTGTACAAAGGAAGGGCTTATCCATTTGGTGGTGCTCCTCGTTGACCCCATAATGAAAGGGTTGAAACCTCTTGAGGTGGAGCTCATTTCCAGAATTCAGCACAAGTGtaatttggtggtgtgCGTGTCGAAATGTGATATGCTCAACTATCCTGAGTTACAGCAGCAGAAATCGCTTATTCAGCAGTCGGTGGCtaccaacaagttgaaggtgttcGACTTCAAGgcgtttgtggatgaagaagatgtaGACCTGGAACTCAAGGAATATTACCGGCAGATCCAACAAATGATGCCGTTTTCGATCATCAACGCCAACGACTCAAGCCACGGTGTCCGCAACAATATTCACCACTCGGTTGATGTCAACAAATTTAGTGACTTCAACGTGGTTCGTGACGTGCTTTTCAACCTTGATTTACAAGGATTCAAAGAATTAAGTGTTAACACCATATACGAGATATACAGAACTGAAAAGTTGTTACAAAAATAG
- the PUT1 gene encoding proline dehydrogenase (COG:E; EggNog:ENOG503NYPK) — MLAKGLPKSVLRLPTTRTCVASATLGIRTPSVGAAFHTSSNNKSTLHQQTTSTNTLQQKFPAEMPQVPDDVSYLKAAKWSELLSFLCIGAVTINKPILNLSIKAFPYVPMFIIKPLVYKIYCGGETVKDLFTTSDRLKQRGINNMMLSLTIEAAEGNKHIDPNYIVDETNKSITDFLIPNTVAKMKEAENINSIPPSYVALKPTGFASNAAEVLRNYQNNTEFDDLVNKISTVIETIYTANLKLCQQYPARSSPIVVGVIDAEKHDLQPGVYELQRRLYQKFNKPNQPVSVVGTLQMYLSESAQLLALEEKLAKENDYRLGLKLVRGAYIHSEANRNTIIHKSKDDTDMNYNSGISYCIENIMAEKNNNHSTIGHLVVASHNAESLNLATDKLNQSNDSNPNKNNVVLGQLLGMADNITYNLIKNKGVTNVIKYVPWGPPVETKAYLLRRLEENGDAVKNDTGFNLIKAVVAVLFRRLFRLA, encoded by the coding sequence ATGTTGGCAAAAGGCTTACCAAAATCCGTTCTCCGACTCCCTACCACTAGAACCTGCGTGGCTCTGGCCACTTTGGGTATACGTACTCCTTCTGTTGGTGCTGCTTTCCATACCTCCTCTAACAATAAATCTACTTTACACCAACAAACcacatccacaaacacccTTCAACAGAAATTCCCTGCGGAAATGCCCCAAGTCCCTGATGATGTTTCGTACTTGAAGGCAGCCAAGTGGTCCGAGTTATTGTCTTTTTTGTGCATTGGTGCTGTTACTATCAACAAACCCATTTTGAACCTTAGCATAAAGGCATTCCCATATGTTCCTATGTTTATTATCAAGCCGTTGGTGTACAAGATCTACTGTGGGGGTGAAACTGTCAAGGATTTGTTCACCACGAGCGACCGGTTGAAGCAAAGAGGTATCAATAACATGATGTTGAGTTTAACCATTGAGGCTGCTGAGGGAAACAAACATATTGACCCCAACTACATTGTGGACGAAACCAACAAGTCCATTACTGATTTTTTGATTCCCAACACTGTGGCAAAGATGAAGGAGGCCGAAAACATCAATAGTATTCCTCCCAGCTATGTTGCATTGAAGCCTACTGGTTTTGCCCTGAATGCGGCTGAAGTGTTGAGGAACTACCAGAACAATACTGAGTTTGAcgacttggtcaacaagaTATCTACTGTTATTGAAACTATCTATACCGCTAACCTCAAGTTGTGTCAGCAATACCCAGCTAGAAGCTCTCCTATAGTGGTAGGAGTTATTGATGCTGAGAAGCACGATTTGCAGCCAGGGGTTTACGAGTTGCAAAGAAGATTATATCAGAAGTTCAATAAACCCAACCAGCCGGTCTCGGTTGTGGGAACCTTGCAGATGTACTTATCTGAGTCTGCACAattattggcattggaggagaagttggccaaagaaaatgacTATAGGTTGGGCTTAAAGTTGGTGAGAGGTGCCTATATTCACTCAGAAGCCAACAGAAACACTATAATccacaaatccaaagatGACACCGACATGAACTACAACCTGGGTATTAGTTACTGCATTGAAAATATCATGGCTGAAAAGAACAATAACCACTCTACCATAGGTCACTTGGTAGTTGCTTCCCACAATGCCGAATCCTTAAACTTGGCTACCGACAAGCTTAACCAGTCCAATGACCTGAATCCTAACAAGAACAACGTTGTTTTGGGACAATTATTGGGTATGGCTGATAACATCACCTATAACTTAATCAAAAACAAAGGTGTAACCAATGTTATCAAATATGTTCCTTGGGGTCCACCAGTAGAAACTAAAGCCTACTTGTTGAGGAGACTAGAAGAGAACGGTGATGCAGTGAAGAACGATACGGGCTTCAACTTAATCAAGGCTGTGGTGGCTGTTCTCTTTAGAAGATTATTCAGATTAGCATAA